The following are encoded in a window of Staphylospora marina genomic DNA:
- the speE gene encoding polyamine aminopropyltransferase yields the protein MELWFTEKQTENHGITTKVKRTLHHEVTEFQKLDVIETAQFGNMLVLDGMVMTTDKDEFVYHEMITHIAMNTHPHPEQVLVVGGGDGGVIREVLRYPTVKRAVLAEIDGKVIEASKKYFPAIAGMLDDPRVDVQVTDGVRYIQENKGRFDVIIVDSTEPIGPAVGLFQKPFYEGISEALKEDGIMVAQTDTPWFKPDLIRQVFRDISSTFPIARTYTANIPTYPSGLWSFTLGSKKYDPLEVNEDNLKRFDTRYYRPELHKAVFRLPAFVEALVSGGEE from the coding sequence ATGGAATTGTGGTTCACGGAAAAACAGACGGAAAATCACGGCATCACCACGAAGGTGAAACGGACGCTGCATCATGAAGTGACGGAGTTTCAAAAGCTGGATGTCATTGAAACGGCCCAGTTCGGCAACATGTTGGTGCTGGACGGCATGGTGATGACCACCGACAAGGACGAGTTTGTTTATCACGAAATGATCACGCACATTGCCATGAACACTCATCCCCATCCGGAGCAGGTGCTGGTGGTCGGAGGTGGTGACGGAGGGGTCATCCGTGAAGTGCTGCGGTATCCGACGGTGAAACGCGCCGTGCTGGCCGAGATCGACGGCAAAGTGATCGAGGCGTCGAAAAAATATTTCCCGGCCATCGCCGGAATGCTGGATGATCCGCGCGTCGACGTGCAGGTGACGGACGGGGTCCGATACATTCAGGAAAACAAGGGACGGTTTGATGTCATCATCGTGGATTCCACCGAACCGATCGGTCCGGCCGTCGGGTTGTTCCAGAAGCCGTTTTACGAGGGCATTTCCGAAGCGTTGAAAGAGGACGGAATCATGGTGGCACAAACGGATACGCCTTGGTTCAAACCGGATCTGATCCGCCAGGTGTTCCGTGACATCTCTTCGACGTTCCCGATCGCCCGTACGTATACGGCGAACATTCCCACCTATCCGAGCGGCCTGTGGAGCTTCACGCTCGGCTCGAAAAAGTACGATCCGCTTGAAGTGAACGAGGACAACCTGAAGCGGTTTGACACCCGATATTATCGTCCCGAACTGCACAAGGCGGTGTTCCGGCTGCCGGCATTCGTCGAAGCGCTGGTGAGCGGCGGGGAGGAATGA
- a CDS encoding transglycosylase domain-containing protein yields MSGFKSAPSEPTLHHPLRNWIQWCRRMLKVTTIALTSAAILLGVGLLWLRSRPLPPPDIHAASVILDASGKEIGVLDPGERREPVPLSRVPDHVVKATLAAEDKHFFDHPGFSLSGIARAAWANLLAGEVTQGASTITQQLARNLYLTHDRTWTRKWKEALLTVQLELHFSKERILEMYLNEIYYGHGAYGIGRAAKIYFGKTPEQLTLAEAAYLAGIPRGPLLYSPHLHPERTRRRQKHILDLMVKNGMITQQEARKAAEEPVTVLAPSSPAPARARYFRDFIIQQAVNRFGLDEAIVRRGGLKIHTTLDSDMQEAAERAVREGLASDPELEGALVAIDPRNGEIRAMVGGKDYDRSQYNRVFARRQPGSSFKPVVYLSALENGFTPLTRIMSKPTAFAYEGGVYRPANFRHQYANRPITMREAIARSDNVYAVTTALQIGLDKQIEAARRLGINSPIRPTPSLALGSYPITPMELAKAYTTLASGGIRREPVAIRKIVDPYGRVLAEDKPEAVRTVSPAHAYVLTRMLMDVLEPGGTGSRVRYEFSRPAAGKTGTTDRDGWLAGYTPDLVTTVWVGYDKGKSLPHEKAKLSQTVWGRFMQQATRDKPARIFPIPSGVTQVNIDTETGQLATGNCPHTRMEYFVSGTEPTVTCSLHPEDNRSGSSSILDRFIQWFRELGN; encoded by the coding sequence ATGAGTGGATTCAAGTCCGCCCCTTCGGAACCGACGCTGCATCACCCGCTCAGGAATTGGATCCAATGGTGCCGTCGCATGCTGAAAGTGACAACGATCGCCCTGACGTCCGCGGCGATTTTGCTCGGCGTGGGCCTTCTCTGGTTGCGTTCCCGTCCGCTTCCTCCCCCCGACATCCACGCCGCGTCCGTCATTCTGGATGCGTCCGGCAAGGAAATCGGAGTGCTGGATCCCGGCGAGCGAAGAGAACCCGTTCCCCTGAGCCGGGTTCCCGATCACGTGGTCAAGGCCACCCTGGCGGCCGAAGACAAACACTTTTTTGATCATCCGGGTTTTTCCCTGTCCGGGATCGCCCGGGCCGCCTGGGCCAATCTGCTGGCCGGGGAAGTGACGCAGGGGGCCAGTACCATCACCCAACAATTGGCCCGCAACCTCTATCTGACCCACGACCGGACCTGGACCCGCAAGTGGAAAGAGGCGCTGCTCACCGTTCAGCTGGAGCTCCATTTCTCCAAAGAACGGATTCTCGAAATGTACCTGAATGAAATCTACTACGGACACGGCGCTTACGGCATCGGCAGAGCGGCGAAGATCTATTTCGGAAAAACCCCCGAACAGCTGACGCTGGCGGAAGCGGCGTATCTGGCCGGGATTCCCCGCGGGCCGTTGCTGTATTCGCCGCATCTGCACCCGGAACGGACCCGTCGACGCCAGAAACACATTCTCGACTTGATGGTCAAGAACGGCATGATCACACAGCAGGAGGCCCGAAAGGCCGCCGAGGAGCCGGTGACCGTTCTGGCCCCCTCCTCGCCCGCTCCCGCCCGGGCCCGGTATTTCCGCGACTTTATCATCCAACAAGCCGTGAACCGGTTCGGATTGGATGAAGCCATCGTTCGCCGGGGCGGCCTGAAGATCCACACCACGCTGGATTCGGACATGCAGGAGGCGGCGGAACGGGCGGTGCGCGAAGGCCTCGCCTCCGATCCGGAACTGGAAGGGGCTTTGGTGGCCATCGATCCCAGGAACGGGGAAATCCGCGCGATGGTGGGCGGAAAAGATTACGACCGGAGCCAATACAACCGCGTCTTCGCCCGCCGGCAACCCGGTTCGTCGTTCAAACCGGTCGTGTATCTGAGCGCGCTGGAAAACGGCTTCACGCCGCTCACCCGCATCATGAGCAAGCCGACCGCGTTCGCGTACGAAGGCGGCGTCTACCGCCCCGCCAATTTCCGGCATCAGTATGCCAACCGTCCCATCACGATGCGGGAAGCGATCGCCCGCTCCGACAATGTCTATGCGGTCACCACCGCCCTGCAAATCGGGCTGGACAAACAAATCGAAGCGGCCCGGCGCCTCGGCATCAACAGCCCCATTCGTCCCACGCCGTCACTGGCTCTGGGCAGCTATCCGATCACGCCGATGGAACTGGCCAAAGCGTACACCACCCTCGCATCGGGCGGCATCCGTCGGGAACCCGTGGCGATCCGCAAGATCGTCGACCCCTACGGCCGCGTGCTGGCGGAGGACAAGCCGGAAGCGGTTCGCACCGTTTCCCCCGCCCATGCGTACGTCCTGACCCGCATGCTCATGGACGTGCTGGAACCGGGCGGAACCGGAAGCCGGGTCCGCTACGAATTCTCCCGTCCGGCCGCGGGCAAAACCGGCACCACCGACCGCGACGGATGGTTGGCGGGCTACACGCCGGACCTGGTCACCACGGTATGGGTCGGCTACGACAAAGGGAAAAGCCTGCCGCATGAAAAAGCCAAACTGTCCCAAACCGTCTGGGGCCGGTTCATGCAGCAGGCCACCCGGGACAAGCCCGCCCGCATCTTTCCCATCCCTTCCGGCGTGACACAGGTCAACATCGACACGGAAACCGGTCAGCTCGCCACCGGAAATTGCCCCCACACCCGAATGGAATACTTCGTCAGCGGAACGGAACCGACGGTCACCTGCTCTCTCCATCCGGAAGACAACCGAAGCGGTTCTTCGTCCATCCTGGACCGGTTCATCCAATGGTTCCGGGAACTGGGGAACTGA
- a CDS encoding sigma-54 interaction domain-containing protein — translation MGVWSPEISREMIVEFLECLAEGIHIVDEHGITVFYNRAASRMDGMSPEEVLGVHVLEAFPSLTQKTSTLLRVLETGTPIDDQQQTFLNRKGRRVMTVNRTVPLVLGGKVVGAAEISRDVTRMKELSDEVLRLQERMREPADRKRRLRTTYTFEDILTRDPVMQREIERAKRAARTDSPVLVIGETGTGKELVVQSIHHASPRAGKPLIAQNCAAIPSSLLEGILFGTTKGAFTGAEDRPGLFELADGGSLFLDEIQAMPVDLQAKLLRMLEEGAVRRVGDTRVRPVDVRVIVATNEDPMVSIREGRLRRDLYYRIHVVGIHLPPLRERPEDIPYLTRHFFREISGRMGLEDVTLSPEVLEAFAAYDWPGNVRELKHTVEGALNLVTGGELALEHLPPHFREKSAEPVIRFPVGKWTLREAVNRLETAMIREALKETGGNVLQAARLLGIPRQTLQYRLRKQGTDPEDAEGKKR, via the coding sequence ATGGGGGTATGGTCTCCGGAAATTTCCCGGGAAATGATTGTCGAGTTTCTGGAATGTTTGGCGGAAGGCATTCACATCGTGGATGAACACGGAATCACCGTTTTTTATAATCGGGCCGCTTCCCGGATGGACGGGATGTCTCCGGAAGAAGTGCTCGGCGTGCATGTGCTGGAAGCGTTTCCGTCGCTGACGCAAAAGACGAGCACGCTGCTGCGTGTGCTGGAAACCGGGACGCCGATCGATGATCAACAGCAGACGTTTTTGAATCGCAAAGGACGCCGGGTGATGACGGTCAACCGCACGGTGCCGTTGGTGCTGGGCGGGAAGGTGGTGGGAGCGGCCGAGATTTCCCGGGACGTCACGCGCATGAAAGAGCTGTCCGATGAGGTGCTCCGGTTGCAGGAACGGATGCGGGAGCCGGCGGACAGGAAACGTCGCCTTCGCACCACGTACACCTTCGAGGACATCCTCACCCGGGATCCGGTGATGCAGCGGGAAATCGAACGGGCCAAACGGGCGGCGAGAACCGATTCGCCCGTGTTGGTGATCGGGGAGACGGGCACCGGGAAAGAGCTGGTGGTTCAGTCGATCCACCATGCCTCGCCCCGGGCGGGAAAGCCGCTGATCGCCCAAAATTGTGCGGCGATTCCGTCTTCATTGCTCGAAGGGATCCTGTTCGGGACGACCAAGGGAGCCTTCACCGGAGCGGAAGACCGGCCCGGTCTGTTTGAACTGGCGGACGGCGGGTCGCTCTTTCTGGATGAAATCCAGGCGATGCCGGTTGATCTGCAGGCCAAGCTTCTGCGCATGCTGGAGGAAGGCGCCGTCCGTCGGGTGGGGGACACCCGCGTCCGACCGGTGGATGTGCGGGTGATCGTCGCCACCAACGAAGATCCGATGGTGAGCATCCGCGAGGGTCGGCTGAGGCGGGATTTGTACTATCGCATCCACGTGGTGGGCATTCATCTGCCGCCGCTTCGGGAACGACCGGAAGACATCCCGTATTTGACCCGGCATTTCTTCCGGGAGATCAGCGGCCGGATGGGGCTGGAAGATGTCACGCTTTCCCCGGAAGTGCTGGAGGCGTTTGCGGCCTATGACTGGCCGGGAAACGTGCGGGAGCTGAAGCATACCGTGGAAGGAGCGCTCAACTTGGTGACCGGCGGAGAATTGGCATTGGAGCACCTGCCTCCCCACTTTCGGGAGAAATCCGCGGAACCGGTCATTCGCTTCCCCGTCGGCAAATGGACGCTGAGGGAAGCCGTCAATCGTCTGGAAACGGCCATGATCCGCGAAGCGTTGAAAGAGACGGGAGGCAATGTGCTCCAGGCGGCACGGCTCCTCGGAATTCCCCGGCAGACGTTGCAGTACCGGCTGAGAAAGCAGGGAACGGATCCGGAAGACGCGGAGGGGAAGAAGCGTTGA
- the ablA gene encoding lysine 2,3-aminomutase produces MKRHFRDIELWKDVTDEQWNDWLWQLTNTIKTYEDLAKVINLTPEEIEGVKISKQTIPLNITPYYAMLMDPDDPNDPIRKQSVPVSAELMRTPYDMEDPLLEDTDSPVKGLTHRYPDRVLFLITNQCSMYCRYCTRRRFSGQIGMGVPKKQMDACIEYIRNTPTVRDVLLSGGDGLLVNDRILEYLLKNLREIPHVEIIRIGTRAPVVFPQRITENLCNILKKYHPVWINTHFNHPKELTPESKRACEMLADAGVPLGNQAVILAGVNDCPHTMKKLMHELVKVRVRPYYIYQCDLSEGIGHFRAPVSKGLEIIEYLRGHTSGYAIPTFVVDAPGGGGKIPLSPNYILSQSPTKTVLRNFEGVITSYPEPQNYKPHDPSTCEYCREAGPQVGIAALMSDQHLNLEPKQLPREDRRYFRIDEARKAEEAAAAKEAAEQRIQG; encoded by the coding sequence GTGAAACGCCATTTCCGTGACATCGAGCTGTGGAAAGACGTGACCGACGAGCAGTGGAATGACTGGCTGTGGCAACTCACGAACACCATCAAGACTTACGAAGACCTGGCCAAGGTGATCAACCTCACCCCCGAAGAAATCGAAGGGGTCAAAATTTCCAAACAGACGATTCCGCTGAACATCACGCCGTATTACGCCATGCTGATGGATCCCGACGATCCGAACGACCCGATCCGCAAGCAGTCGGTGCCGGTTTCCGCCGAGCTGATGAGAACCCCGTATGACATGGAGGATCCGCTGCTGGAAGACACGGATTCCCCGGTGAAAGGCTTGACGCACCGCTATCCCGACCGCGTGCTGTTTCTGATCACCAACCAGTGCTCGATGTACTGCCGGTACTGCACGCGTCGCCGCTTCTCCGGACAGATCGGCATGGGCGTGCCCAAGAAACAGATGGATGCGTGCATCGAATACATCCGCAACACGCCCACCGTCCGCGACGTGTTGCTGTCCGGCGGGGACGGATTGCTGGTGAACGACCGCATCTTGGAGTACCTGCTGAAGAACCTGCGCGAGATTCCCCACGTGGAGATCATCCGCATCGGCACCCGGGCGCCGGTGGTGTTCCCGCAACGGATCACGGAAAATCTGTGCAACATCCTGAAGAAATATCATCCCGTGTGGATCAACACCCATTTCAACCACCCCAAGGAGCTGACGCCCGAGTCCAAGCGGGCCTGCGAAATGTTGGCCGACGCCGGCGTTCCGCTGGGCAACCAGGCAGTGATCCTCGCGGGCGTGAACGACTGTCCGCACACGATGAAAAAGCTGATGCACGAATTGGTGAAAGTGCGCGTTCGTCCGTACTACATCTACCAGTGCGACTTGTCCGAAGGGATCGGTCATTTCCGGGCCCCGGTTTCCAAAGGTCTGGAAATCATCGAATACCTGCGCGGACACACGTCCGGCTACGCCATTCCCACGTTCGTCGTCGATGCGCCGGGCGGCGGCGGAAAGATCCCGCTTTCTCCCAACTACATCCTGTCGCAAAGCCCGACCAAGACGGTGCTTCGCAACTTCGAAGGCGTGATCACCAGCTACCCGGAACCGCAAAACTACAAGCCGCACGATCCGTCCACCTGCGAATACTGCCGCGAAGCCGGCCCGCAAGTGGGCATCGCCGCCCTGATGAGCGACCAGCATCTCAATCTCGAACCGAAACAGTTGCCGCGTGAAGACCGGCGCTATTTCCGGATCGACGAGGCGAGAAAAGCGGAAGAAGCGGCGGCGGCCAAAGAAGCGGCGGAACAACGGATCCAGGGATGA
- the speB gene encoding agmatinase encodes MRFDERYSGNVFIGATPDLDKAQAVIYGMPMDWTVSFRPGSRFGPARIREVSLVHEEYSHYLRRDLSEIAYFDAGDIPLAFGNPEKSMRQIAEFVGKVLDLGKVPFGLGGEHLVTWPVVAEVHKRYPDLAVLHFDAHADLRTDYEGEIWSHATPLRKIAERIGGPNVYQFGIRSMTRDEVEYAESAGIHFHPFDVLEPLKTCLPELAGRPVYVTIDIDCLDPAHAPGTGTPEPGGITTREMLDAIHAIARSEVNVVGCDLVEVAPAYDPTEQTPVVAAKLLREMLLGFLR; translated from the coding sequence ATGCGATTTGACGAGCGTTATTCAGGCAACGTGTTCATCGGGGCCACCCCCGATTTGGACAAGGCCCAAGCCGTGATCTACGGCATGCCGATGGATTGGACGGTCAGTTTCCGGCCGGGCTCGCGGTTCGGCCCCGCCCGCATCCGCGAAGTGTCGCTGGTGCATGAGGAATACAGCCATTATTTGCGCCGGGACCTGTCGGAGATCGCTTACTTTGACGCCGGCGACATTCCGCTCGCCTTCGGCAATCCGGAGAAAAGCATGCGCCAAATCGCCGAATTCGTCGGCAAGGTGCTGGACCTCGGCAAGGTGCCGTTCGGTCTTGGAGGAGAGCATCTCGTCACCTGGCCGGTCGTGGCGGAAGTGCACAAACGGTATCCGGACCTGGCCGTGCTTCACTTCGACGCCCATGCCGATTTGCGCACCGACTATGAAGGGGAAATCTGGTCTCACGCCACCCCGCTTCGAAAGATCGCCGAACGGATCGGCGGTCCGAACGTGTATCAGTTCGGCATTCGCTCCATGACCCGGGACGAGGTGGAGTATGCCGAATCGGCGGGCATTCATTTCCATCCGTTCGATGTATTGGAGCCGCTGAAAACGTGCCTGCCGGAGCTTGCCGGTCGCCCGGTGTATGTCACCATCGACATCGATTGCCTCGATCCCGCACACGCACCCGGCACGGGAACGCCGGAACCCGGCGGCATCACCACCCGGGAAATGCTGGACGCCATTCATGCCATCGCCCGTTCCGAAGTGAACGTGGTGGGGTGTGATCTGGTGGAAGTGGCTCCCGCGTACGATCCGACGGAACAGACGCCGGTCGTGGCGGCCAAGCTGCTTCGCGAAATGTTGCTGGGCTTTCTCCGGTGA
- a CDS encoding DUF1934 domain-containing protein, with amino-acid sequence MIPVRIWIESLIQHEPDIEPEVIRQEMTGTFRCRENDEWVIRYVEQEGQEDEVRTTVKSLPESMIVIRQGAVAYRQTYVPGRMTESLVHTPAGITEMEVSTLSCTRNRSGGEGEIRLSFLLGMGGEDLGRYELNLRWMEERQDESA; translated from the coding sequence TTGATTCCCGTCAGAATCTGGATCGAATCCCTCATTCAGCATGAACCGGACATCGAGCCGGAAGTGATCCGTCAGGAGATGACGGGGACCTTCCGGTGCCGTGAGAACGACGAATGGGTGATCCGTTACGTGGAGCAGGAAGGGCAGGAGGATGAAGTGCGAACCACCGTCAAATCCCTGCCGGAGTCGATGATCGTGATCCGTCAGGGAGCGGTGGCATACCGGCAAACCTACGTGCCCGGGCGGATGACGGAAAGCCTGGTGCACACCCCGGCCGGAATTACCGAAATGGAGGTTTCCACGCTTTCCTGCACCCGGAATCGGTCCGGTGGCGAAGGGGAAATCCGCCTTTCTTTTCTGCTCGGCATGGGCGGTGAAGACTTGGGAAGATATGAACTCAATCTGAGATGGATGGAGGAACGTCAGGATGAATCTGCTTGA
- a CDS encoding zinc-binding dehydrogenase, translating into MNDRHGHPYGLHRVLEPGGVLPQPAWRLDASPEIYDNELGIDVIRLNIDSASFAQLKKEANGDADAIGRRILQIVRERGKMHNPVTGSGGMLIGRVAEVGPRFPGKLKPGDKVATLVSLTLTPLVLEEVKRVHLDTGQVDVKGHAVLFETGPYALLPDDLPETVALAALDVCGAPAQTARLVKDGDRVVILGAGGKSGLLSLYYAWKQAGTRGQVIALEAGERACEDIRRLGWAHEVICIDATDPVAVYESVSRVTGGRMADLTINCVNVPETEFSAILATRDGGTVCFFSMAVRFTTAALGAEGLGKDVNMLIGNGFVPGHADLTLQALRESRPLRELFESRYA; encoded by the coding sequence TTGAACGACAGGCATGGCCATCCCTACGGACTGCATCGGGTGCTGGAGCCCGGCGGGGTGCTCCCGCAACCGGCGTGGCGGCTGGATGCAAGTCCGGAGATTTACGACAACGAACTCGGCATTGACGTGATCCGCCTGAACATCGATTCCGCATCCTTCGCCCAACTCAAAAAAGAGGCGAACGGGGATGCGGATGCCATCGGAAGACGGATCCTTCAGATCGTGCGCGAACGGGGGAAAATGCACAACCCGGTGACCGGATCCGGCGGCATGCTGATCGGCCGGGTGGCGGAAGTCGGTCCCCGGTTTCCCGGCAAACTGAAGCCGGGTGACAAAGTGGCGACGCTCGTCTCCCTGACATTGACCCCGCTGGTGTTGGAAGAAGTGAAGCGGGTTCACCTGGACACCGGCCAAGTGGATGTGAAGGGACATGCGGTGCTGTTTGAGACGGGTCCGTATGCGCTCTTGCCGGATGACCTGCCGGAAACGGTGGCGCTGGCAGCCTTGGATGTGTGCGGAGCTCCCGCGCAGACGGCCCGGTTGGTGAAGGACGGTGACCGGGTGGTGATCCTCGGGGCGGGCGGCAAATCGGGATTGTTGAGCCTGTATTACGCCTGGAAACAGGCGGGAACACGGGGACAAGTGATCGCCCTGGAAGCCGGGGAGCGTGCGTGTGAGGACATTCGCCGGCTTGGATGGGCCCATGAAGTGATTTGCATCGATGCCACCGATCCGGTGGCCGTCTACGAGTCGGTTTCCCGCGTGACCGGCGGGCGAATGGCCGATTTGACCATCAACTGCGTCAACGTGCCGGAAACGGAGTTTTCCGCGATTCTCGCCACACGGGACGGAGGAACGGTCTGTTTCTTCAGCATGGCGGTCCGGTTCACCACGGCCGCACTGGGGGCCGAGGGGCTCGGCAAGGACGTGAACATGTTGATCGGCAACGGATTTGTTCCCGGACATGCCGATCTCACCCTGCAAGCGCTGCGGGAAAGCCGGCCTCTTCGTGAATTGTTCGAATCGCGGTATGCCTGA
- the argS gene encoding arginine--tRNA ligase, with protein MNLLERMKDSLRQEIRRAVLSAGLVEESSLPEIVLEVPRDKAHGDWATNIAMQLTRIAKRNPREIASLIVERIDREKGSIRDIQIAGPGFINFFLDRSFLTRVLPEIRDAGEAYGRSDAGKGEKINVEFVSANPTGHLHLGHARGAAGGDALCNILDAAGYDVTREYYINDAGNQMRMMALSIEARYLEALGKEAEFPEDGYRGQEMVEIGRELAEQEGERLLALDREERLEFLKKVGREKLLGRIEAHLKRFGVEFDVWFSELSLYESGAIDETLEALKKGGYTYERDGALWLRSTVFGDDKDRVLVKQDGTYTYLTPDIAYHRNKLSRGFDKLINIWGADHHGYIARMKAALAALGHDPELLEVLIAQMVKLYQGGELVKMSKRTGKAVTMEELMEEVGVDATRFFFVMRSFDAHLDFDMDLAVSKSNENPVYYVQYAHARICSVFRQAAEKALEPAWDQSLGRLELEEEHDLLEKLGEFPADIAAAAQHRAPHRVVRYLLELATMFHSYYNAHRVITEDVELSRARLALLAGVRQVIRNGLRLIGVSAPERM; from the coding sequence ATGAATCTGCTTGAGCGGATGAAAGACTCGTTGAGACAGGAAATCCGCCGGGCGGTGCTGTCGGCCGGACTGGTGGAGGAATCCTCCCTGCCGGAAATCGTGCTGGAAGTGCCGCGTGACAAAGCGCACGGAGACTGGGCCACCAACATCGCCATGCAGCTGACCCGCATCGCGAAAAGAAATCCGCGTGAGATCGCGTCCCTGATCGTGGAACGGATCGACCGGGAAAAGGGAAGCATTCGCGACATCCAGATCGCCGGTCCCGGATTCATCAACTTTTTCCTGGATCGCTCCTTCCTCACGCGCGTGCTCCCGGAAATTCGGGACGCCGGCGAGGCGTACGGTCGCTCGGATGCGGGAAAAGGCGAAAAGATCAACGTCGAGTTCGTCAGCGCCAACCCGACGGGCCATCTTCACCTGGGGCATGCCCGCGGAGCGGCCGGCGGCGACGCGCTGTGCAACATTCTCGACGCGGCGGGATATGACGTCACCCGCGAATACTACATCAATGACGCCGGCAATCAGATGCGCATGATGGCCTTGTCCATCGAGGCGAGATACCTGGAAGCCCTCGGCAAGGAAGCCGAGTTTCCCGAAGACGGGTATCGCGGACAGGAAATGGTGGAGATCGGCCGCGAGCTGGCGGAGCAGGAAGGGGAACGCCTGCTGGCCCTGGACCGGGAGGAGCGGCTGGAGTTTCTGAAAAAGGTGGGGCGTGAAAAACTGCTCGGCCGGATCGAAGCGCATCTGAAACGGTTCGGGGTGGAATTCGACGTCTGGTTCAGCGAGCTGTCTCTCTATGAGTCCGGCGCCATCGATGAGACGCTGGAAGCCCTGAAAAAAGGCGGCTACACCTATGAACGGGACGGCGCGTTGTGGCTTCGTTCCACCGTGTTCGGAGATGACAAGGACCGCGTGCTGGTGAAGCAGGACGGCACCTACACCTATCTCACGCCGGATATCGCTTACCACCGGAACAAGCTGTCCCGCGGCTTTGACAAGTTGATCAACATCTGGGGAGCGGATCACCACGGCTACATCGCCCGCATGAAGGCGGCCCTGGCGGCGCTCGGACATGACCCGGAACTCTTGGAAGTGCTGATCGCCCAGATGGTGAAGCTCTACCAGGGCGGGGAACTGGTCAAAATGTCCAAGCGGACGGGCAAAGCGGTCACCATGGAAGAACTGATGGAAGAAGTGGGCGTGGACGCAACCCGGTTCTTCTTCGTCATGCGCAGCTTCGACGCCCATCTGGACTTCGACATGGACCTCGCCGTCTCCAAGTCGAACGAAAACCCGGTTTATTACGTGCAGTACGCCCATGCCCGCATTTGCTCCGTGTTCCGTCAGGCGGCCGAAAAGGCGCTGGAACCCGCTTGGGACCAATCGCTCGGCCGGCTTGAGCTGGAAGAGGAACACGATTTGCTGGAAAAACTGGGCGAATTCCCGGCGGACATCGCCGCTGCCGCCCAGCATCGCGCTCCGCACCGGGTGGTTCGCTATCTGCTGGAACTGGCAACGATGTTCCACAGCTACTACAACGCCCACCGCGTCATCACCGAGGACGTGGAGCTTTCCCGGGCCCGCCTCGCTCTGCTGGCCGGTGTTCGCCAGGTGATCCGCAACGGCCTGCGGCTGATCGGGGTCAGCGCGCCCGAGCGGATGTAA